GAACTGGCAAAGGTTTTGATGGGGGGCATTCTCTATTTCTGCAGGAGCATTTGTAACAGTTTCATCTTTTGATCTGAATTGTTTCAAGATCTGTTTCACAATTCTAGAATTAAACAATCTAAAACTATGGTTCATCCAGGGCCACTCCATATGCCTGTTTTCTACTCTATGTTTTTAAGTCATCAGATACCACACATTTGACAGTTTTATTACAGtggaatttcattttatttcagaactCTAAAGCCAAAAATAGGTACAATCATTTGAACGTAAAATGTTTCATGAACACCAGCTATCAGAAAGGTAGTCTGGTGTTACACTAAGGaagatcaaaaagaaaacatatgggtTATTGATGACATGGTGGAGTAACCAACCACACAAGCCCTGAATGGGCTACCTTCGGGCTTTATCAAGAAAGATGAAACGAACGAACAAAAACTCTGGGGTTGTTTATGCCATGGTTTTTCTTGCTTCTGTTCCTAGCAGATTAATGTCATCTCTAAGGTTTTACCATATATAACGGTATTAACTACCATGTAGGGGATGGAAGATggaatttttctaaaatcaaCGAAGTCTTTAAAACTGCCTTAGCCACTGGTACCTGAAGCCACAAAGCCTTACACATTGGCTTCCACTTCGCTACTTGAGGTTTACTGTACTCCATTTATAAGATGGGAATCTTAAGAAGGAAActgtaaaaactgaaataaagcaGTATCATCTGGGACCAAGTGCAGGCTCCATGTCTGACCAGCAAAGGAAGTGCTCTCTAAGGAAGGGGTCTCAGGCAGTGAGCAAAGGTCTTGGCCGAGGTTCTCCTTTCCTAAATGCAGGAGAGCGGACCAGGTTTCCTGAACTTTGAGGAGAGCTTATAGGAAGGGCAAGATATATGCATAAAATGGAAGAATTTGAAATGGAAGATATGTCAAatatttcctgtgtttttttaTGAAAAGTGATAGAAGGAGAAATGGGGACTGGAGATTGGGAAGTCATCTAAACAAGAAAGGTGAAGTTGTCAGAGTCCTGTGTctaggaaaagggagaaaggaggaggcagggctggcaggTGAAAGTTCGTATCTGAGCTGGGGGCTCCAGGTCACAAGGGGCAAGTCAAGAAACCTTAGTAGTGCATGAAGATTTCTAAACAGAGGCAGATAATTGAAAGAAGCAAGTTGCAGGATCATTGGCAGGTGGAGCTGAAGAGAGAACACAGGGTGGCCTGTGCTGGGGTGGGGAGAACCTTCAAAGAACCAGGGATGTCCTCCCCTCACCCAAGGCTACACCTAGCCTCATGTCTTCTTCACTTTCCTGGCCCCACGCAGCCACCTGACCACGACACCCAGCAGCTTCCCACAAAGCCACACAGTGCCCAGAGTGAGCCCCAGCAGAAACACAAAGACGTCGATGAGGTACTGCTCATGCCAAGGCTGCTGGAAGGCATAGGGCTTGAGGTGTGCCGCCCCCCGAGTCTGGAGGATGTGGTCAATCCAGCCCACCAGCCGCTGTGCAGGGCTCAGGGGCTGAGAGCGCAGGATGACACTAGCTGCCGCCACTGCTGACTTGTACCTGttggcagagacagagagggtATGTTACTGACACAGCCTCACAAGTCTTAGAGACTTTGTGTTGCGTGAGCGCACACACAAGCATACAAACACTTTTCTAACACATGCACCAAGGCTGGGCTGCAAAGAAAATTTGTTGTCATGGCCTTGCCACCGTCTCGCTGAATCCTCTTGAAAAGTTCAATAGAAACACCCACATACAAAGATCAATGATTAATTCTAAAAGTGTTAAGCTGTAGGAAAGTGATTAAATCTCTAAGAACTAGTCCATGTCCCCAGGATGCTTATGGTATACTAAAGGAAAAAACACCATATATATGACCATATATGAGAGAATATATACCTGATTCAGGGTTTGTGTTCCTGAAGCCATAATAAGATATTCCGTCCTTCTTGATTATAAGATCATTGGCTGGATGGGTAGTAACCAAGAAGGTCACTATGCCACTTTTATTTCCTCACTTAACTGAAATTCATGGAAACACagttgaaaaaaaagagagacacacTGCTGTACTTATGAAGCTGACTCTCTACTCTCTTGTGTTGGGGGCCAGACAattactaaaaacataaataaatggagtcATTACAAATCTTGAAAAGTGTtatgaaggaaataatatattATGATTGGGCTGAGTGAGAGAGGAGGCTAGTTAGGATTGTCAAAGACACAACGCTCTCTGTGGAGGAAACATTGGAGAAGAGACCCAAATGTCATGAAGGAGCCAGTCCTGTGAAGAGAACGGAAGGGTGTCCTAGGGAGCAGCACAGACAAAGAAGTCAGAGGCGAGAAGAGCAGGCACACTGGggaaacacacaaagaaacaccCTGCTTCAGCTGGAATTCCACTAGAGGTACTCCCAGATAAACTCTCAGCATCTAACCTAAATTAGTCTTCCTAGAGACTTACCAGAGAAAATAGGTGGACTGTTAGCATCACATACATATTATTCCATGTCACAGAAGTTTCAGCTATTATTGTGAAAAATACAGAgtatcctttttgttttctatcttcATTCAGCCTTAGTGACCACATGCTCAGAGAGCCACATACCTCTTGTCTTCTATGACTTGTTTCAACATAAGTGTCAGTGTGTCAGCTGTGACCTGATTCAACTGGATAGAGACACCATAATTTTTGGCTACTACTCGGACCATGTTTCCATGCTGGTCTCCATTGACTGGCAATCCCACCATGGGCACACCATGCCGGATGGCCTCCATTACGCTGTTCTGCCCGCCATGAGTGACAAAAAGACGGATGCTGGGGTGAGCTGTGGCAAATAAGAAAGAGAGTGGAACACTTCAGGATGAAAAATTTTGGAACACCAGGTAAAGCAGAAAAGTCAGAGGAAACACCAATGAAATCAAGGTCTGCTGagaaaatgaattcattcatttcacttggGAAATGTGCACTTAAGTGTGCACATTCCAGGAAACAAGATTCCAGCCTCCCTTTCTGTAGAAATTCCTCACCTCAGCCCCAACCCATCTAAGGCTCTGAATGCAGGGAAAGCTGCAGAGAAGAATGATAAACAAGGCATATTTCTCCATCCACGCAGCCATCCTTCTCTCTTCACCTCATCTCTCCCTTTACTTCCTGCTCTCTGTTCCTTCATAGTACCTACACTGTATGTGCTATTTTCTCCATTTGAAGAGTGCTGTGAAAGTAAGGAATAATAAACCATACACTTCTACTTCTGTATTTCTAGTTCCTGTCTGCCTGCCCCACCTTTATTTAGAGCAAGCTAGTGACTTTTGATAATGTAGAGTTAAATCTGTGTTTCTCAACAGAAGCATGGATTCTATTCTACTTGTGttcctttgaaaatgaaaatatttttccttgccCCATGtcttataaattaaatatacagAAATCTGTACCTTAAATTACCAAGCTGACTTTGAACCATAAACTTAGTTATAAACCTCTGATCCAGTCACTGAGGATGTCAGTGAGAAATCTCcaaaaactatcacaaggacaataAAACCTGTTGAAGTGTAAGGAACTCTGTTACCAAATGACTCAATACTTGACTATGTGATTACTCACCTTGGCACTAATATCGTGGCACATCCTTCAAACAATGTTGGAATCAATGTTGTGAGTGTATGaatctttcacttccttagtAGATAAAGAAGATGTATTTATATAGATACATGTGCGTTTGTGTAATGGCACATTCATTGCTAAACAGGTGGTCGGGAGGCCACAGAACAGGGGCAACATACCCCCAGATATGTGCTCTTGGAGTTTACATATTGTCTTAGATTGTGTTGGGGTGACTCTTCAGTGTCAAATGTAGTAGGGTCAAGGGAACATGACCACATATCACCTCTGGTTGGAAACTTCAGGCCTCTCTCgggttagaaagaaaaagagaaaatgactaTTTTCACCACTTTTGAAGTACAGCCTGATTCCCAAAGAATTCCAGCTAGCTGTTCTTTTCCTGCCCTCTGAGTGTTACCTTTACCTATGACTAGCTACTTCCTAGGCTGGTACAAATGCCCAGCTAGAGGTCAGAACACCAATGAGCCCCAAAGACAGGTCAATGGAAAGAGAAGAGCAGATCTCAGCAGTCCTTACCCAGGAGGTCACTCTGAGGAAGCCAGTCCATGATTTTCACATTTGTGGCTAAACGAACATCTTTGGGCCAATGAGAACTCTGACATTTCCATATCACTCCTTGAGGGAGGTGGGAAAAGGCACTGTGCATCTTCTTGAGGACTTCCTGGGACTGCTGGGTGTTCAATGTAGAGCCAAAGGCCACAAGGACAAACCCAGCATCCCCAAAGTTGGCAATGAAGTTCTCCAAGTCCTAGAGAGAGATGACAAAAGAAAGGAGGTGACAAAATTGTTTGAGAAAGCCTAAGAGGCCATGAAATGAAACCCAGTCTATTTACTAAACACACCCTCCCATCAGTGCCTTGTCTTCACTCTCCTGAAGCTATTATTATGGCTCCTGGCAGAGCTCAGTGTCCTCTGCACTGTGCTCATATTCTGTCTGGATGACCTAGAAGTCATTTTTCTGATACCTGAGGACACTTTTttgcatataaattataaatttgtgacttttttaaagtttttttcctgttattgatGTCTAGCTCATCCTATTGTGATCACAGAAAATGCTTTGATGAGTTCAATCTTCTGAAATGTATTGAGATTTATATTGTAGCCTAACATATGGACTATCTTGGGAATATTCTGTGTGCATTTGAGAAGAAGGTGTagtctgctgttgttgggtggagtattctCTAAATTTTTATGAGGTCTAGTTGGTTTATGATGGTGTTCAagataactatttatttattgatcatttgtgTAGATAATCTTTCCATTACTAAAAATGGGGTATTGAAGTCCCAAGCTATTGCTGTAGTAATGTCTATTTCTTCCTCAATTCCATCAATtattgtttcacatattttggtGCTCTGTTgtgtggtgcatatatatttatagctcTTATATATTGTTGATgatctttcatatatttttaaatgatacttaTAATTATGTTATTgcaaacataaaattttatgttatgtaatgtctttgtctcttgtaaatatttttgacatacactctattttgtctgatatttgcATAGCTACCCAGCCTATTTTGGTCCTCAGGTAATTCTTAAGAAAGATTATGATCTAATGCCCTAAAACTTAGCTTTAGCACTGTTTCATCATTTATTACTTCCAAATATTTCTTCAGACTCTTCCTCTCTCAGCATTTTTGTGACTGTCTCTAGTTCTGAGCGCTTCATTCTACTGGGTCATTCTGTGGGATAACTTGATTCCATCCAGCATAACACTGCCTGAACTACCATTTCAATTAACAAACTGGAAACAGCTTTGTTGTTCTTGTAATTATAAAATcataatataaaatcaaaagaagCAGAGCAATAATGTTAATCAGAAGCCGCATGCCCTTGTTCTTTCAGggaaacatttgaaaatcaactgGAGACTGACACAAATAACTCCATAGAGTTTTGAAAACCAGTCAAACATACATAGCAAGCAACTGAATGCCCAATCAAGAAAAAGCCACTTTCAAACAGTATAAATTTCTAATCCATTTTATTTACCTTTGCCCTGGAGTGGCAGACCACAGTCCAGAAGCAAAAGCTCAATTGTGCATTCCCTCCCTCAGCTggaaggaacagaatagaaactATTTACAACATTCTAACCTGTCTGTTGGCTACTTAGTGACTGGTTTGTCTCACCTGATTCAGAGCTCACATTGGGAATGGTGACATAGCTCAGATTTCAAGCTGACAGAAGCCACAGAAAGCAGTGGTAGGTACCAAGACGTATGAAAGCTTCAGGGATACTGCAGACCTATGAAGGTTTGGGTCAAGAGGTTATGGGCAGAAGAATATAATAGAACATCTAAAGTCCAAGAAGAGTCTGGGTGAGGTTCATTGGGAAATTAAGGCATTCAAAAACAGTTGAGCATACAGAGGGAACTGGgggaagaaaaacacacacaaaggtCCAGATGAGACGCATAACCAAAAAAACACCTGAGAAGACCTTAAtcttgataaaaactctcaaaacatGCTCTTCCATGTCAGACTGCAAAGACTGACAGAGGTAACTAATTGTTCAAATGtctaattttcaacaaaagatcacaaggcatgcaaagaaatagtcaaaacgcataattttaaaaaacaaaatacatttccaGAAACCCTCCCTGAAGAAACACAGGCATTGGACTTACTACacaaatacttttaaagaaactgtctTAAATATGCCCAAGGAGCTCATGGAAAACATGGAAGAAActaaagtaaagaagaaaatcaatatttaaacacatttagaatatcaacaaagagaaatttaaaaaggggaaatttttggagctgaaatatgaaataatcaaattgaatttttttctggagagttTCAATAGGTTACTcaaatgggcaaaagaaataatcagtgaacttgaaaacaaattatttgaaattgtcaactctgagaaagaaaaagaaaaaagaatgaacaaaatgtaaGGGACAATAGAACATCATTATGTGGATCAATATATGCACtatgagagaaaatgaaagggaaagaaaggctatttgaagaaataatggcagaTAACATGATTCTATATATTTGAAAACCTTAAagataatatacacacatactaaaaattaaaaatctgttagaactaataaacaaattcagcaaaatggaagggaaaaaaatcaagtctcTAAAGTCAgctgcatttctatacattaacaatgaacaattcaaaaaagaaattaggaaagcaATTTCATCAACAATAACatcagaaagaatgaaataaacttaatcaaggaggtgaaagattgtacattgaaaacatcaaaattttgctgaaagaaattaaagacatacacaaaaaatggaaaggcaTTCTGGCTTCATGAATTGGGACACTTATTAAGATGTCAAATATGTACAGTCCAAAGGGATGTACATATTCTATACAaatcctatcaaaatcccaataacTTCTTTTGCAACAGAAAAatcattctaaaatgtataagaaCTATCAAGAACcctgaatagtcaaaacaatattgaaaaagagCAGAGAAGGAGTTCTCACACttgctgatttcaaaacatattacaaagttacagtaatccgAGTAGTGTAGTACTGCCATAAAGATAGACACATGGACCAGTGGAATAGAAGAGAGCACCCAGAAACAGACTTTTGCATTATGGTCAAATAAATTTTGATGACAGCGAAATGGGAAAGTTCCCTCGCAGGATATGTGACAAGGGTGTAGCTTGTCAGTTTGGCTGCAGCCTTCGCTGCTGCTCAAACTCCTTATGgtagggggagcatgcagatgggcaggtgcaggagcctgGGTGAGTGCTTTGGGGCT
This sequence is a window from Papio anubis isolate 15944 chromosome 5, Panubis1.0, whole genome shotgun sequence. Protein-coding genes within it:
- the UGT3A1 gene encoding UDP-glucuronosyltransferase 3A1 isoform X2, whose protein sequence is MLPQSGNLLIPDIKEEEKSYQVIRWFLPEDNQKRITKHFNSYIETALDGRDEFEGLLKLMEIFGIQCSYLLSRKDIMDSLKNENFDLVFVEAFDFCSFLIAEKLVKPFVAILPTRFGSLEFGLPSPLSYVPVFHSLLTDHMDFWGRVKNFLMFFSFSRGQWDLLSTFDNTIKEHFPEGSRPVLSHLLLKAELWFVNSDFAFDFARPLLPNTVYVGGLMEKPIKPVPQDLENFIANFGDAGFVLVAFGSTLNTQQSQEVLKKMHSAFSHLPQGVIWKCQSSHWPKDVRLATNVKIMDWLPQSDLLAHPSIRLFVTHGGQNSVMEAIRHGVPMVGLPVNGDQHGNMVRVVAKNYGVSIQLNQVTADTLTLMLKQVIEDKRYKSAVAAASVILRSQPLSPAQRLVGWIDHILQTRGAAHLKPYAFQQPWHEQYLIDVFVFLLGLTLGTVWLCGKLLGVVVRWLRGARKVKKT